Proteins encoded in a region of the Gulosibacter sediminis genome:
- a CDS encoding formate/nitrite transporter family protein → MLAIPDTLQAQAQAAVTKMALLRTPGRFLVSGMLAGAYIGVGIVLMVCTAGPLIEAGDGFAKLVAGVVFGVALTIVVFAGGELVTSTMMIATQGVLMRSITGLRALGGMVATFAANLLGALAFSALIVASGVLRANAAGGSMLADLLAAKAHEGPLELFTRGILCNLLVCLAIWMAARVENEVAKILLIFAAITAFISSGFEHVVANMTTYGIGLLLGDPNASLALFGGNLLWVGLGNLVGGGLVVGAGYWLVGGRPRVEAETDARLESREAPRD, encoded by the coding sequence GTGCTCGCTATTCCTGACACCCTGCAGGCCCAGGCGCAGGCCGCTGTGACCAAGATGGCGCTGCTGCGCACGCCGGGCCGCTTTCTCGTCTCAGGCATGCTCGCGGGCGCCTACATCGGCGTCGGCATCGTGCTCATGGTCTGCACGGCGGGCCCGCTCATCGAGGCGGGTGACGGCTTCGCGAAGCTCGTCGCCGGCGTAGTGTTCGGCGTCGCGCTCACCATCGTCGTCTTCGCGGGCGGCGAGCTCGTCACCTCTACCATGATGATCGCGACCCAGGGCGTGCTCATGCGCAGCATCACGGGCCTGCGCGCGCTCGGCGGCATGGTCGCGACGTTCGCGGCGAACCTGCTCGGCGCGCTCGCGTTCTCGGCGCTCATCGTCGCCTCGGGCGTGCTGCGCGCCAACGCCGCGGGCGGCTCGATGCTCGCCGACCTGCTCGCCGCAAAGGCGCACGAGGGGCCGCTCGAGCTGTTCACCCGCGGCATCCTCTGCAATCTGCTCGTCTGCCTCGCGATCTGGATGGCCGCGCGCGTCGAGAACGAGGTCGCGAAGATCCTGCTCATCTTCGCGGCGATCACGGCCTTCATCAGCTCGGGCTTCGAGCACGTCGTCGCGAACATGACGACCTACGGCATCGGCCTGCTGCTCGGCGACCCGAACGCGAGCCTGGCGCTGTTCGGCGGCAACCTGCTCTGGGTCGGGCTCGGCAACCTGGTCGGCGGCGGCCTCGTGGTCGGCGCCGGCTATTGGCTCGTCGGCGGCCGCCCGCGCGTCGAGGCAGAGACGGATGCGCGGCTCGAGTCGCGCGAGGCCCCGCGCGACTAG
- a CDS encoding M15 family metallopeptidase: MTSSPSESADPSTTPDESTTTPNYARRRAVIGITGVAALAVVGIGFAAATGWGAPADVVTVVQPTDSTAAGQATTSSSAAATPSASGTASESPTPTQSPTASAAPGAPTTKLPYDISTGSSVTVLVNKHYSLDPVDYAPKPTVKLTDIDVPSMNDHSLREDAAEAFKDMYEAALDDGITLDMTSGYRDYELQTELYNGYVEDLGQKGADLTSARPGSSEHQTGLAADISAPGESDCILTECFSETEASDWLVEHSYEYGYILRYPDGETDVTGYEYEPWHYRFIGVDAAAAYHESGAATYEEFLGVEPAPDYED; encoded by the coding sequence ATGACGTCTTCACCGAGCGAGTCCGCCGACCCGTCGACCACCCCCGACGAGTCGACCACCACCCCGAACTACGCTCGGCGCCGCGCCGTCATCGGTATCACCGGTGTCGCGGCCCTCGCGGTGGTGGGCATCGGGTTCGCGGCGGCGACCGGGTGGGGCGCGCCCGCTGATGTCGTCACGGTGGTACAGCCCACCGACTCGACCGCGGCCGGCCAGGCAACCACCTCGAGCAGCGCGGCGGCGACGCCGAGCGCATCCGGCACCGCGAGCGAGTCGCCAACCCCGACACAGTCGCCCACCGCATCCGCGGCCCCCGGCGCCCCGACAACCAAGCTGCCGTACGACATCTCGACCGGCAGCAGCGTCACGGTCCTCGTGAACAAGCACTACTCGCTCGACCCCGTCGACTACGCGCCGAAGCCGACGGTGAAGCTCACCGACATCGACGTGCCGTCGATGAACGACCACTCGCTGCGCGAGGATGCGGCCGAGGCGTTCAAAGACATGTACGAGGCCGCGCTCGACGACGGCATCACGCTCGACATGACGAGCGGCTACCGCGACTACGAGCTGCAGACCGAGCTCTACAACGGCTACGTCGAAGACCTCGGGCAGAAGGGCGCCGACCTCACGAGCGCGCGCCCCGGCTCGAGCGAGCACCAGACCGGCCTCGCGGCCGACATCTCGGCGCCCGGCGAGAGCGACTGCATCCTCACCGAGTGCTTCAGCGAAACCGAGGCGAGCGACTGGCTCGTCGAGCACTCGTACGAGTACGGCTACATCCTGCGCTACCCCGACGGCGAAACCGATGTGACGGGGTACGAGTACGAACCGTGGCACTATCGCTTCATCGGCGTTGACGCCGCGGCGGCCTACCACGAGTCGGGCGCGGCGACGTACGAGGAGTTCCTCGGCGTCGAACCGGCCCCTGACTACGAAGACTAG
- a CDS encoding nucleotide exchange factor GrpE, with product MSDQNPNDNQNEREEPIVNDKRRIDPETGKVRGEGSAAADAEVESDASGTDSAPAGDEAAEDLPTISEDDLNSLLEEAMQASTASDSQGDAEPEPANEEEHSYLTDLKRVQAEYANFRRRTEREKEELAALSTAKAAKQLLPVLDDLDRADAAGDLPEGSSFQVIASKLRAAIERLGVVRYGEKGEPFDPQQHEAIAQLPNPEVTEATIADVVEVGYRIGDREIRAAKVAVFVPAS from the coding sequence ATGAGCGACCAGAACCCGAACGACAACCAGAACGAGCGCGAGGAGCCGATCGTCAACGACAAGCGACGCATCGACCCTGAGACCGGGAAGGTTCGCGGGGAGGGTTCGGCCGCCGCTGATGCCGAGGTCGAGTCGGATGCTTCGGGCACCGACTCGGCCCCGGCCGGCGACGAGGCTGCTGAGGACCTCCCCACCATCTCGGAGGACGACCTGAACTCGTTGCTCGAGGAGGCCATGCAGGCCTCGACCGCGAGCGACTCGCAGGGCGACGCCGAGCCTGAGCCCGCCAACGAAGAGGAGCACAGCTACCTCACCGATCTCAAGCGGGTGCAGGCCGAGTACGCGAACTTCCGCCGCCGCACCGAGCGTGAGAAGGAGGAGCTCGCAGCGCTCTCGACCGCGAAGGCGGCCAAGCAGCTGCTGCCCGTGCTCGACGACCTCGACCGCGCCGACGCTGCGGGTGACCTGCCCGAGGGCAGCTCGTTCCAGGTGATCGCGAGCAAGCTACGCGCGGCCATCGAGCGACTCGGCGTCGTGCGCTACGGCGAGAAGGGTGAGCCCTTCGACCCGCAGCAGCACGAGGCGATTGCGCAGCTGCCGAACCCCGAGGTGACCGAGGCGACCATCGCCGACGTCGTTGAGGTGGGCTACCGCATCGGCGACCGCGAGATTCGCGCGGCGAAGGTCGCGGTGTTCGTCCCCGCGAGCTAA
- a CDS encoding DedA family protein, translating to MPFHSAILDILNPETLLPALGPWVLIGIGVIIFIESGVLFPFLPGDSLIVTAAILSTQLGLTPWSIAIVAIVAAIAGDQVGYLLGNRFGRRLFKPDARILRTEYLETAERFFAKYGPFALVLGRFVPIVRTYVPLAAGTAALKYRRFVMWNVLGALLWVISLTLVGTLLGGIPFVRDNIDVLAIVIVLVSVLPVVIGALVRWRRERTNGPALEPIVADDASLLD from the coding sequence GTGCCGTTTCACTCCGCGATCCTCGACATCCTCAACCCCGAAACCCTCTTGCCCGCGCTCGGGCCGTGGGTGCTCATCGGCATCGGGGTCATTATCTTCATCGAGTCCGGGGTGCTCTTTCCGTTTCTGCCCGGCGACTCGCTGATCGTCACCGCGGCGATTCTCTCGACCCAGCTCGGCCTCACACCGTGGTCGATCGCGATCGTCGCGATCGTCGCCGCCATCGCGGGCGACCAAGTCGGCTACTTGCTCGGCAACCGCTTCGGGCGTCGACTCTTCAAGCCAGATGCGCGCATCCTGCGCACCGAATACCTCGAGACGGCCGAACGATTCTTCGCAAAGTACGGCCCCTTCGCGCTCGTGCTCGGCCGATTCGTGCCCATCGTGCGCACGTACGTGCCGCTCGCCGCGGGCACGGCGGCGCTGAAGTACCGCCGCTTCGTCATGTGGAACGTGCTCGGCGCCCTGCTCTGGGTGATCAGCCTCACGCTCGTCGGCACGCTGCTCGGCGGCATTCCGTTCGTGCGCGACAACATCGACGTACTCGCGATCGTCATCGTGCTCGTCTCGGTGCTGCCGGTCGTCATCGGCGCGCTCGTGCGCTGGCGCCGAGAGCGCACGAATGGCCCCGCCCTCGAGCCGATCGTCGCCGACGACGCGAGCCTGCTCGACTAG
- a CDS encoding DnaJ C-terminal domain-containing protein: MASQDWFEKDFYKTLGVDKDISEADLKKAYRKLARKYHPDSNPGDTAAEDKFKEISEAYDVLSDDKTRKEYDQIRAMGSGARFSAGPGGPGGQPGFDDLFGGLFNQGGGGYSYRGSQGGAGGYEDLFNMFGQGAGAPGGFGGGFRQAGPQRGADQRAQTTLSFMTAFRGDTIDLQAGDGRVITVRIPAGVKDGQKIRLRGKGAQSPNGGEPGDLILEVSVRSHPVFSRDGDNIIVTVPVTFAEAVNGANIEVPTPDGKTVKVRVPAHSPSGKRLRVKERGVPRKRGRGDLLVRIEVAVPKSLNNEQRKALEDFVAASGDEDPRAELMRAARS; encoded by the coding sequence ATGGCCAGCCAGGACTGGTTCGAAAAAGACTTTTATAAGACGCTCGGGGTCGACAAGGACATCAGCGAGGCCGACCTGAAGAAGGCCTATCGCAAACTCGCGCGCAAGTACCACCCCGACTCCAACCCGGGCGACACTGCGGCCGAGGACAAGTTCAAGGAGATCTCCGAGGCGTACGACGTGCTCAGCGACGACAAGACGCGCAAAGAGTACGACCAGATTCGCGCCATGGGCTCGGGCGCCCGCTTCTCGGCGGGTCCGGGTGGCCCCGGCGGGCAGCCCGGCTTCGACGACCTCTTCGGCGGCCTGTTCAACCAGGGCGGCGGCGGGTACTCGTACCGCGGCAGCCAGGGCGGCGCGGGGGGCTACGAAGACCTCTTCAACATGTTCGGCCAGGGTGCCGGCGCGCCCGGTGGCTTCGGCGGTGGCTTCCGCCAGGCCGGGCCGCAGCGCGGCGCCGACCAGCGCGCGCAGACGACCCTGAGCTTCATGACCGCCTTCCGGGGCGACACGATCGACCTGCAGGCTGGCGACGGCCGGGTCATCACCGTGCGCATCCCGGCGGGGGTCAAGGACGGCCAGAAGATTCGCCTGCGCGGCAAGGGCGCGCAGAGCCCGAACGGCGGCGAGCCCGGCGACCTCATCCTCGAGGTGTCGGTGCGCTCGCACCCCGTGTTCTCGCGCGACGGCGACAATATCATCGTCACGGTGCCCGTCACGTTTGCCGAGGCCGTCAATGGCGCGAATATCGAGGTACCGACGCCCGACGGCAAGACCGTCAAGGTGCGCGTGCCCGCGCACTCGCCGTCAGGCAAGCGCCTGCGAGTTAAGGAGCGCGGCGTGCCCCGCAAGCGCGGCCGCGGCGATTTGCTCGTGCGCATCGAGGTCGCCGTGCCCAAGAGTCTCAACAACGAACAGCGCAAGGCGCTCGAGGACTTCGTCGCCGCAAGCGGTGACGAAGACCCCCGTGCCGAGCTGATGCGCGCGGCACGCAGCTAG
- a CDS encoding heat shock protein transcriptional repressor HspR has translation MHSHEVDEDEPVFPIAVAAELAGMHPQTLRQYDRLGLVVPARTAGRVRRYSLAGVAKLREIGALSEAGVGLEGISHVVRLREQVQELKRRVRDLEGDLEEQRKRSRERVFAAGYGEVIAVARGQRVRNRNEIVLWRPRGEEPEPGDDERG, from the coding sequence GTGCATTCCCACGAAGTGGATGAGGACGAACCCGTCTTCCCAATCGCCGTCGCGGCCGAGCTCGCAGGCATGCACCCGCAGACGTTGCGGCAGTACGACCGGCTTGGCCTCGTCGTACCCGCCCGCACCGCGGGTCGCGTACGCCGCTACTCGCTCGCCGGCGTCGCGAAGCTCCGCGAGATCGGCGCCCTGAGCGAGGCCGGCGTCGGCCTCGAGGGCATCTCGCACGTCGTGCGGCTGCGCGAGCAGGTGCAGGAGCTCAAGCGGCGCGTGCGCGACCTCGAGGGCGACCTCGAAGAGCAGCGCAAGCGCTCCCGCGAACGGGTTTTCGCGGCGGGCTACGGCGAGGTCATCGCCGTCGCCCGCGGCCAGCGCGTGCGCAACCGCAACGAGATCGTGCTCTGGCGCCCGCGCGGCGAAGAGCCTGAGCCGGGCGACGACGAGCGCGGCTAG